The sequence below is a genomic window from Curtobacterium sp. MCPF17_002.
GGTGGGACGCGACCCGTCCGCGGTGCGACGCGACCGACGGGCGGACCGGAGGCGCGGTGCGGGGCCGCCACGTGCCTCCAGGCCCGGTGGGTGGCCCAGTCAGACGGCGCTGGAGCGGTTGGCGACCGCCTCGTCACGTTCCAGGTCGTGCCGGAGTGCCGCGCGCGAGGCGCGCGTCCCGACCACCGGCATCGCGTGCGTGATCGCCAGGTGGAGCCGGGTGTCCGCGTCGTACCGCACCCGGAACCGCTCGTGGCGGATGAGCCAGACGAGGGCGATCGCGAGCGCCACGAACCCGGAGGTCGCGCCGACGCCGATGGCCCATCGCGGGCCCCAGGCGTCGGCGACGGCTCCGACGATCGGGGCGCCGATGGGGGTGCCGCCGGCGAAGATCGCCATGTACAGCGCCATCACGCGGCCACGCATCGCGGGCTTCGTCGTGGTCTGCACCAGGGCGTTGGCCGTCGTCATGAAGGTCAGGGACGCGAGCCCGACGAACACCAGGACGATCGCGAAGGTCCAGTACGTCGGGGCGACGGCGGCTGCGGCGCAGGCGATCCCGAAGCCGGCGGAGGCGATCACGAGGGTGCGCATCCGGGGGCGGTCCCGCCGCGCGGAGAGCAGTGCGCCGGCGACCGAACCGATCGCCATCACCGAGTTGAGCAGACCGAACTCGCCCGCGCCCTTGTGGAACTCGACCCGGGCCATCGTCGAGGTGAAGATCGGGAAGTTCACGCCGAACGTGCCGACGACGAAGATCATGCAGAGCACGACGATGATGTCGGGCCGGGTCCGCACGTAGTGGATCCCGGCGAGGATCTGCCCCTTGCCGCGTTTCGCCCGGATCCGGTCGGCGAGCTGGGACGGGTCGACGAAGCGCAGCGCGATGAGGACGGCCAGGAACGAGGCCGCGTTGATGACGAACACCCAGCCGGAGCCGATCGCGGCGATGAGGACGCCGGCGACCGCGGGGCCGACGAGCCGTGCGGCGTTGAACGACGCGGAGTTGAGCGCCACGGCGTTGGCGACGTTCTCCCCCTGCACGACGTCGGAGACGAAGGTCTGCCGGATCGGGGTGTCGAACGCGGCGACGATGCCGAGCGCGAGGGCGAACCCGTAGAGGGACCAGATCGTCGCGGTGTCGGTGAGCACCAGGATCCCGAGGCCGAGCCCGAGTGCGCCCATCAGCCCCTGCGTGAGCATGAGCATCTTGCGCCGGTCGAACCGGTCGGCGGCGAGGCCGGTGAGGGGGAGGAGCAGGAGCTGCGGGCCGAACTGCAGCGCCATCGTGATGCCGACCGCGATCGCGTCGTTGTCGGAGAGCTTGGTGAGGACGATCCAGTCCTGGGCGGTGCGCTGCATCCAGGTACCGACGTTGGAGACGAGGGCTCCGGCGAACCAGATGCGGTAGTTGTGGGTCGACAGGGAGCGGAACATGGCGGTCACTGCTGGGCCAGCCTCCTCATGATCTCGGTGGCGTCGGCGAGGGTCTGGCGCTCGGCCTCGGTGAGGTCGGCGAGGCGCGGGGTGAGCCAGCCGTCCCGACGGCGACGGGTCTCCTCGACGAAGGCGGCGCCGGCCGGGGTGGCTCCGAGGAGCACCTTGCGGCGGTCGTCGCCGTGTCCGTCCTTCGAGACCAGTCCACGCTCGAGGAGCACGGCGACGGTCTTCGTCATCGAGGGCGGGGTGACGCCGTCCTGCCGGCTGAGGTCGGCGAGGGACATCGATCCGTCGCGGTGCAGGCGGGCGAGGGCGGAGAACTGCGCGTCGGTGACCGTGGTGTCGGCTTTCTGCCCGCGGAGGGTCCGGGACAGCCGGTTCACCGCGATCCGCAGGTCGGTCGAGAGGGAGACGTCGTTCACGATCACCAGTCTAACTGATTAGCTCAGCGAACGAACCAGTTTGCGGGTGTAGTCTGCGCTTAGACAACAGGTGTTGCCAAGAGAGAAGGAGAACATGTCCGAGTTCGAGGGCAAGGTCGCCATCGTCACCGGTGGTGGCAGCGGTATCGGGGAGTCCATCGCGAAGGAGCTCGCCGCCGCGGGCGCGAAGGTCGTCGCGACCGACATCAAGCTGGACGCCGCACAGCGCGTCGTGTCGGAGATCGAGGCAGTGGGAGGCACCGCCGTCGCGTTCGAGGCGAACTCGGCCCTCGCCGCCGACAACGAGCGGGCCGTGCAGTTCGCGGTCGACACCTACGGGGCACTCCACCTCGCCGTGAACAACGCCGGCATCGGCGCCGCACCGCAGCCCATCGGCGAGTATGACATCGCCGCGTGGGACCGTGTCCGTGCGGTCGACCTCGACGGTGTGTTCTACGGCCTCCGGTACGAGATCCCCGCGATGCTCGCCTCCGGTGGTGGCGCGATCGTGAACATGTCGTCCGTGCTCGGCTCGGTCGGCATCGCGCAGAACGCCGCGTACGTCGCCTCGAAGCACGCGCTCGTGGGCCTCACGAAGGTCGCCGCGCTGGAGTACACCGCCCAGGGCGTCCGCACGAACGCGGTCGGCCCGGGCTTCATCGACACCCCGCTCGTCCGGGCGTCGCTGTCCGCCGAGGCACTGTCGGCGCTCGAGTCCGAGCACGCCGCGAAGCGTCTCGGCACCGACGCCGAGGTCGCCGCGCTCGTGCTGTTCCTGCTGAGCGACAAGGCCTCGTTCATCAGCGGCAGCTACCACCTGGTCGACGGCGGCTACAGCGCCCACTAGGGCCGTTCCGCGCGTAGAGGGTCGTTCCGCGCGTAGGGGGTCGTTCCGCGCGTAGGAAGCGGAATCGCTCGTAGGAGGACGGAAATTCCTGCCTCCTATGCGCGATTCGGCTTCCTACTGCGCGTGCGATGGGCAGGAACGTCCGGACTGGAGGCGCGGATCGCGCGAGCCGACCTGCTCACGTGGGTCGCGCCTCCAGTCCATTGCCATCGCTGCTCACGAAGCACAGCGCCGGCGCCCGCCCGCCGCGCAGGCGCGCGCACACGCGGATCTGGGAGGATCGAGCCGTGCCCACCTTCTCCGCAGCACGAGGCGACGCCTCGTTCACCGATGCCCACGGCGTCGAGATCGTCTACTCGACCTGGCGTGCGGCGCGGCCGAAGGGCATCGTGCAGATCGCGCACGGGGTGGGCGAGCACGGGCTCCGGTACGAGCCGCTCGCGCAGGACCTCGTCCGCGCCGGGTACACCGTCCACGTCAACGACCACCGTGGGCACGGTCGCACCGGCCTCGGGCAGTGGGACGGCGACCACAGCAAGCTCGGACGCCTCGGACCCGGTGGGCTCCGCGCAGCGATCGCAGCCGTGGAGCAGATGACGGCGGTCGCGCGCGCGGACACCCCCGGCGTCCCGCTCGTGCTCGTCGGACACTCGTGGGGCTCGCTCATGGCGCAGCGGATCGTGAACACCTCGTCGGAGTCGTACGACGGCGTGGTGCTCTCCGCGACCGCGTACCGGCTGCCCGGGTGGATGAACAGCGGCGACCTCAACGCCCGGCACGCGGGGTCCGGGCCGACGAAGTTCGAGTGGCTCACCCGTGACCGGTCGATCATCGAGGCGATGTCGGTGGACCCCCTCGCGGTCGAGGCCGACGTCATCGGGCTCTTCGGGCTCGCGGACACGCTGCGCCTCCTCGGGGTCCCGCGGCGCGGCATCCCGCACGACCTGCCGATGCTGCTGCAGGTCGGGTCGGAGGACCCCCTCGGCGGCCCCCGGTCCGTCGAACGGCTCGCGCAGGCCTACCGGCGTCGGGGCGGACTCACCGACGTCTCGGTGCGGGTGTACGAGGGAGCCCGGCACGAGGTCTACAACGAGACCAACCGCGCCGAGGTCGTCGCCGACCTGGTCGGGTGGCTCGACCGGGTCACGTCGCGCTGACGCGACCACCCCACAGCCTGGAGGCGCGTGGCGGCGCCGCCACGCGCCTCCGGCCGTCACCGCTGCAGTCCGGAATAGGGTTGCCCCATGCACGGTGAGTACAAGGTCCCCGGGGGCAAGCTGGTCGTCGTCGACCTCGAGGTCGTCGACGGCGTCATCCAGGAGTTCCGACTGGCGGGGGACTTCTTCCTCGAACCCGACGACGCGCTCCCGCTCATCGACCAGGCCGTCAACGGCCAGCCGGCGACGACGGACGCCGCGGGCATCGCCGCCGCGGTCCGTGCCGCGCTGCCGGCGGACGCCGTGCTGCTCGGCTTCACCCCCGAGTCCGTGGGAGTCGCCGTCCGCCGGGCGCTGTCCCGCGCCTCGACCTGGCGCGAGTACGACTGGGAGATCGTCCACGAGGGGCCGATCAGCCCGAACGAGCACCTCGCGCTCGACCAGGTCCTGACGGAAGAGGTCGGTGCCGGTCGCCGCGGCCCGACCCTGCGCATCTGGGAGTGGAACCAGCCGGCCGTCGTCATCGGGTCGTTCCAGTCCCTCAAGAACGAGGTCGACCCGGACGGCGCGGCGAAGTTCGGCGTCGAGGTCGTCCGACGGATCTCCGGCGGCGGCGCGATGTTCATGGACGCCGGCGCCGTCATCTCGTACTCGCTCTACGTCCCGACCGACCTCGTGCAGGGCATGACCTTCGCCGACTCGTACGCCTACCTCGACGAGTGGGTGATCGAGGCGCTGAAGTCGCTCGGCATCGAGGCGTACTACCAGCCGCTCAACGACATCACCTCGACCAAGGGCAAGATCGGCGGCGCCGCCCAGAAGCGCCTCGGTACCGGGGCACTGCTCCACCACGCCACCATGAGCTACGACATGGACGGCGAGAAGATGGTGCAGATCCTGCGCATCGGACGCGAGAAGATGAGCGACAAGGGGACGACCAGTGCCGCGAAGCGCGTCGATCCGCTGCGTTCGCAGACCGGCCTGACCCGCGCGGAGATCATCGACCGGCTCATCGGCACCTTCACCCGGCTCTACGGGGCGCACGAGGGGCACGTGACCGAGGCCGAGCGTGCCCGGGCGCAGGAGCTCGTGCGGACGAAGTTCCAGACGCAGGAGTGGCTCGAGCGCGTCCCCTGAGCGGGGAGCGGCCGAGCGTCAGGAACGTGGTCGGCCGAGCGTCGGGAACGTGGTCGGCCGCCCGGGGAGGGGGTCCCGAGCGGCCGCACATCCAGTGTGGACATCGTCCTGAAGAACCACATGTGCGGATCACGAGAATCCCCCGCGCGGCTGATGTCGACCCCGACGGCCCGACGTAGCCTCGTCAGCGTGAACTGGTTGATCCTCCTGGGGGCGGTGGCCGCCGCGGCCGTCGTGATGTGGATCGCCGATCGCGTGGGGTGGATCGACCTGTCGAACAAGTCCACACGCAGCGGCGGATCCGGCGGCGTGATCTCGATGATGGACGAGGTCTTCGCGCCGACCCGTCACGAGACGCAAGCGGCGTACGAACGGCAGTCGCGCCTCCCGAAGGAGGCCCCGACACCGGCAGACGACGACCACGACCTGCTCAGCGGGACCGTGCTCATCAGGGTCCCGGCGGTGCGCGGCGCCGGCCGGCACGAAGCGCGCGCCGGCACGCACGACCGCAGCTACTGACGGCCGCCGGCTGACGCGCGGCTACTGACGGCCGCCGACTGACGCCCGCTCGCGTCAGCGGGTCGTGAGCTCCTGGTAGTCCGGGTGCCGCTCGAGCCACGCCGCGACGTAGCTGCACTGCGGCACGACGCGCAGCGAGCGCGATCGGACGTCGTCGAGCGCGTGCTCGACGAGGATCGACGCGTGCCCGCCCCCACGGTGTGCCGGATCGACCTCGGTGTGCACGAAGCGGATCTCGTCGCCGCCGACCTCGTACGCCGCGAAGCCGATCACCTCGCCGTCCTCGACGAGGGAGTACTGCTGCTTGTCGGTGTCGTTGCGGACCTCGGGTGCTGCCATGGCGGCGAAGATACCCCCGCGGCCGCAGGGCAGGCTGTGCGACGGCGTGCACCAGAATGGACGCGTGCAGCGCGGAGACGATCGTGGCCCGGACCGGGTGGTCCTCGGCGACAACCTCGATGTGCTCCCCACCCTCGCCGACGGGTCGTTCACGCTGGTCTACCTCGATCCGCCGTTCAACACCGGCCGGTACCAGCGCCGGCACGCGAGCGCGGCGGTCGCGACCACGGACGACCTGAGCGAGTCGCCACCCGCGGCGCCCCGAGCCCGCCCCGAGACCCGCGTCACCGGCTTCCGCGGGCGCACGTACGAGCGGATCCGCGGCGACCTCATGCGTTTCGACGACCGCTTCGACGACTACTGGTCGTTCCTCGAGCCCCGGCTGCTCGAGGCGTGGCGGCTCCTCGCCGCGGACGGCACCCTCTACCTGCACCTCGACTACCGCGAGTCCCACTACGCGAAGGTCCTGCTCGACGCACTGTTCGGCCGGGACGCGTTCCTCAACGAGATCGTCTGGGCGTACGACTTCGGCGCGAAGTCGCGGTCACGCTGGCCGACGAAGCACGACACGATCCTCGTGTACGTGAAGGACCCGTCGCGCTACTGGTTCGACTCCGCTGCCGTCGACCGCGAGCCGTACATGGCTCCCGGCCTGGTCACCGCCGAGAAGCGGGAGCGCGGCAAGCTCCCGACCGACGTGTGGTGGCACACGATCGTGTCGCCGACCGGCCGCGAGAAGACGGGCTACCCGACGCAGAAACCCGAGGGTGTGCTGCGGCGGATCGTCCAGGCGTCCTCACGCGAGGGCGACTGGGTCCTCGACTTCTTCGCCGGCAGCGGCACGACGGGTGCGGTCGCCCAGGCGCTCGGCCGGCGGTTCGTCCTGGTGGACGACAACCCCGTCGCGGTCGACGTGATGCGGAAGCGGCTCCCCGCGGCGTCGTTCGAGGTCGTGGAACCGCCCGCCGCCTCCGCGGTCTGACGCAGGCGGGTGAACGGACTGGGTCTCGACGGGTGGTCGGCTACTCGGCCGAGTGGCGGCCGTGCGCGTGCTCGTCCGGCCTGGAGGCGCGGCTTGGGTCCGCCCCGTCGGCCGGGGTCACGCCCGTGGTCTCGGCAGCCGCAGCGTCCGCGGTCGGATCCGTCACCGTCACCGCCGCAGCGTCCGCGGCCGGATCCGTCACCGCCGCAGCGTGCGCGGCCCGGGTGCGGATGGCGCCGGTGGTCACCGGCGGCTCGTCGACCGGTGCGGCCGCCGAGTGCGCGCCGTGCGTGGTCGCGTTCGGGAGCGGTGCACGGGTGTCGCCGGTCGACGCCGTGCTGGCAGCCCCCGTCGCCGGAGCGGGGGACGCGCCGGACGGTGCGGTCGTGGCGGGGGAGGCCGTGCCTCCAGGCCCGGTCGTCCCGACGGCGGAACCGGCTGGACGGGGCTGCGACGCCACGTCCGGCGAGGTCGGCGCGACCGCCGTCGAGCCGGTGTCCGGCGAGACGAGCGAGCCGGTGCCGGCCGCAGCCGACTGCGCCTCGACGGACAGCCGGTCGGCGTCGTCCTTGGCGGCGTTCGCCTGCTCCTGCAGGGCGGAGACCTTGCGGAGCGGCGGCACCCGGAAGAACCAGGTGAGGACGAACGCGAGCAGGATCACGGCGAGGCCGACCCAGTAGACGACGACGGCGGAGTCGCTGAAGCCGACGAGGAACGGTCGGGTGAGACGCTTGTCGGCCCCGTTGAGGAACGACGTGTCGCTCGTCGCCGAGCTGGACGACGAGTTCGCACTCGAGTCACCGCTCTTGAGCTGCTTGACGAGCGTCGGAGCGACCTCGTCGACGACGTTCGAGCGCTGGTCGGCGTTCGAGTAGTCGACCTGGAGCGTGCCGTCGACGACGTCGGCGTTGGCCTTCGCCGCCGCGGCCTCGAGCGCCTGCTGCTCGGCGGCGGGCTTCGCCGCGGCGACCTGCTGCGCGATGACCGCGGGGGCCGAGGCGGCGGGGACCCGGCCGGCGGCGACCTGCTGCTGGACCGCCGCGGTGACCTGCTTCGTCACGGCGGCGTCCGCGGCCTCCTTGGCCTGCACGGCGCCCTTGTTGAGGCCGTCCTGGACGTTCTGCTTCACCGGGTCGACGATCTTGTCCCAGATCTGGTTCATCACGCCCTTGTTGTCGGACGCGTTCGCGACCGACGGGGTGAGCGCCGCGTTGAGGGCGGGCTTGAGGTCGCTCTCGTTCTGCATCGCGGTCGTGATGTTCGTCGGCATGAGCGTGAACAGCACGGACAGCAGCACGGCCGTGCCCATGGTGCCGCCGATCTGGCGGAAGAACGTGGCCGCACTGGTCGCGACACCGATGTCCCGCGGGCTGACGGAGTTCTGCGCCGCCAGGGTCAGGGTCTGCATGAGCTGCCCGAGCCCGAGGCCGATGCCGAACATGCCGAGCATGAGGAACCAGAGCGGACGGTCGGCGGTCAGGAACGTGAGGACGGTGAAGCCGATGGCGGTGAACGCCGTGCCGGTGATCGGGAAGACCTGGTAGTTGCCGGTCCGGGAGATGATCTGGCCCGACGCGATCGAGGAGATCATCAGGCCGAGCACCATCGGCAGCATCGCGAACCCGGACTCGGTCGGGGTGACGCCCTTCACGATCTGCAGGTAGAGCGGGATGGTCAGCATCGCGCCGAACATGCCGAAACCGACCAGGACGGACAGCACCGCGGACATCGAGAACACCCGCGAGCCGAAGAGCTTCAGCGGCAGGATCGCGTCGTCCTGCATGGCGCGTTCGACGAGGATGAACGCGATGAGCCCGGCGGCGCCGATGCCGTAGCAGGCGAAGGCGCCCGCGGAGCTCCACCCCCACTCGCGGCCCTGCTCGGCGATGAGGAGCAGCGGGACGAGCGTGACGATGACGAGGGTCGCCCCCCACCAGTCGATGCGGGGCTTGCCGCGGTCGCCGAACTTCGGCAGGTGCAGGAACGTCAGCACCATGAACAACGCGATGATGCCGATCGGCACGTTGATCAGGAAGACCCAGCGCCAGCCGGAGATGAACAGCAGCTCGCCCGACCCGGCGAACACACCGCCGACGAGCGGGCCGATGACGCTCGAGATGCCGAAGACGGCGAGGAAGTAGCCCTGGTACTTCGCGCGCTGACGGGGAGCGAGCATGTCGCCCATGATCGCGAGCGGCAGGGACATCAGGCCA
It includes:
- a CDS encoding MFS transporter — translated: MTAMFRSLSTHNYRIWFAGALVSNVGTWMQRTAQDWIVLTKLSDNDAIAVGITMALQFGPQLLLLPLTGLAADRFDRRKMLMLTQGLMGALGLGLGILVLTDTATIWSLYGFALALGIVAAFDTPIRQTFVSDVVQGENVANAVALNSASFNAARLVGPAVAGVLIAAIGSGWVFVINAASFLAVLIALRFVDPSQLADRIRAKRGKGQILAGIHYVRTRPDIIVVLCMIFVVGTFGVNFPIFTSTMARVEFHKGAGEFGLLNSVMAIGSVAGALLSARRDRPRMRTLVIASAGFGIACAAAAVAPTYWTFAIVLVFVGLASLTFMTTANALVQTTTKPAMRGRVMALYMAIFAGGTPIGAPIVGAVADAWGPRWAIGVGATSGFVALAIALVWLIRHERFRVRYDADTRLHLAITHAMPVVGTRASRAALRHDLERDEAVANRSSAV
- a CDS encoding MarR family transcriptional regulator, with amino-acid sequence MNDVSLSTDLRIAVNRLSRTLRGQKADTTVTDAQFSALARLHRDGSMSLADLSRQDGVTPPSMTKTVAVLLERGLVSKDGHGDDRRKVLLGATPAGAAFVEETRRRRDGWLTPRLADLTEAERQTLADATEIMRRLAQQ
- a CDS encoding glucose 1-dehydrogenase, which codes for MSEFEGKVAIVTGGGSGIGESIAKELAAAGAKVVATDIKLDAAQRVVSEIEAVGGTAVAFEANSALAADNERAVQFAVDTYGALHLAVNNAGIGAAPQPIGEYDIAAWDRVRAVDLDGVFYGLRYEIPAMLASGGGAIVNMSSVLGSVGIAQNAAYVASKHALVGLTKVAALEYTAQGVRTNAVGPGFIDTPLVRASLSAEALSALESEHAAKRLGTDAEVAALVLFLLSDKASFISGSYHLVDGGYSAH
- a CDS encoding alpha/beta hydrolase, translating into MPTFSAARGDASFTDAHGVEIVYSTWRAARPKGIVQIAHGVGEHGLRYEPLAQDLVRAGYTVHVNDHRGHGRTGLGQWDGDHSKLGRLGPGGLRAAIAAVEQMTAVARADTPGVPLVLVGHSWGSLMAQRIVNTSSESYDGVVLSATAYRLPGWMNSGDLNARHAGSGPTKFEWLTRDRSIIEAMSVDPLAVEADVIGLFGLADTLRLLGVPRRGIPHDLPMLLQVGSEDPLGGPRSVERLAQAYRRRGGLTDVSVRVYEGARHEVYNETNRAEVVADLVGWLDRVTSR
- a CDS encoding biotin/lipoate A/B protein ligase family protein, whose protein sequence is MHGEYKVPGGKLVVVDLEVVDGVIQEFRLAGDFFLEPDDALPLIDQAVNGQPATTDAAGIAAAVRAALPADAVLLGFTPESVGVAVRRALSRASTWREYDWEIVHEGPISPNEHLALDQVLTEEVGAGRRGPTLRIWEWNQPAVVIGSFQSLKNEVDPDGAAKFGVEVVRRISGGGAMFMDAGAVISYSLYVPTDLVQGMTFADSYAYLDEWVIEALKSLGIEAYYQPLNDITSTKGKIGGAAQKRLGTGALLHHATMSYDMDGEKMVQILRIGREKMSDKGTTSAAKRVDPLRSQTGLTRAEIIDRLIGTFTRLYGAHEGHVTEAERARAQELVRTKFQTQEWLERVP
- a CDS encoding GNAT family N-acetyltransferase; translated protein: MAAPEVRNDTDKQQYSLVEDGEVIGFAAYEVGGDEIRFVHTEVDPAHRGGGHASILVEHALDDVRSRSLRVVPQCSYVAAWLERHPDYQELTTR
- a CDS encoding site-specific DNA-methyltransferase gives rise to the protein MQRGDDRGPDRVVLGDNLDVLPTLADGSFTLVYLDPPFNTGRYQRRHASAAVATTDDLSESPPAAPRARPETRVTGFRGRTYERIRGDLMRFDDRFDDYWSFLEPRLLEAWRLLAADGTLYLHLDYRESHYAKVLLDALFGRDAFLNEIVWAYDFGAKSRSRWPTKHDTILVYVKDPSRYWFDSAAVDREPYMAPGLVTAEKRERGKLPTDVWWHTIVSPTGREKTGYPTQKPEGVLRRIVQASSREGDWVLDFFAGSGTTGAVAQALGRRFVLVDDNPVAVDVMRKRLPAASFEVVEPPAASAV
- a CDS encoding MDR family MFS transporter, which codes for MTQTATAPAAPTTSSNAVMNHRQILLVIYGLMAGMFLGALDQTIVGTAIRTIGDDLHGLDQQAWVTTGYLIASTITTPIYGKLSDIFGRRPLFLTAIGIFIVGSFAASFSTSMLMLAGFRALQGLGAGGLMSLPLAIMGDMLAPRQRAKYQGYFLAVFGISSVIGPLVGGVFAGSGELLFISGWRWVFLINVPIGIIALFMVLTFLHLPKFGDRGKPRIDWWGATLVIVTLVPLLLIAEQGREWGWSSAGAFACYGIGAAGLIAFILVERAMQDDAILPLKLFGSRVFSMSAVLSVLVGFGMFGAMLTIPLYLQIVKGVTPTESGFAMLPMVLGLMISSIASGQIISRTGNYQVFPITGTAFTAIGFTVLTFLTADRPLWFLMLGMFGIGLGLGQLMQTLTLAAQNSVSPRDIGVATSAATFFRQIGGTMGTAVLLSVLFTLMPTNITTAMQNESDLKPALNAALTPSVANASDNKGVMNQIWDKIVDPVKQNVQDGLNKGAVQAKEAADAAVTKQVTAAVQQQVAAGRVPAASAPAVIAQQVAAAKPAAEQQALEAAAAKANADVVDGTLQVDYSNADQRSNVVDEVAPTLVKQLKSGDSSANSSSSSATSDTSFLNGADKRLTRPFLVGFSDSAVVVYWVGLAVILLAFVLTWFFRVPPLRKVSALQEQANAAKDDADRLSVEAQSAAAGTGSLVSPDTGSTAVAPTSPDVASQPRPAGSAVGTTGPGGTASPATTAPSGASPAPATGAASTASTGDTRAPLPNATTHGAHSAAAPVDEPPVTTGAIRTRAAHAAAVTDPAADAAAVTVTDPTADAAAAETTGVTPADGADPSRASRPDEHAHGRHSAE